The DNA window TTGGCCACGCCGCCGGCCTGCCCCACGCCCGAGAAGTCCTCGGCGCGGGTGGCGGTCTGGTTCAGGTCGATCTTGGGGATCTCCTTGGGCGGCTCCTGGGGCGGAATCAGCTCCTGGAAGCCCTTCACCACCGGCGGGGGAGCCTCGGGCTCCTCGGGAGGCGGGGGCGGAGGCGGGGGCTCGGGCTTGGGGGCCTCGGGCTCCTTCGGCTTCTCCTCCTCGATCTCCATGAAGTCGACGAGCTCCTCGGCCTTCTTCTTCCGGGCCTCCACGCTCTGGCTGGCCTGCAGGAAGCCGTAGCCCAGCAGGAGGTGCAGGACCACCGAGACGATGATGGTAGTTGGCGACCAGAAGCTCTTCTTCTTCCGGTCCAGCTTTTGGAACATTGCCGCCCCCCGG is part of the Longimicrobium sp. genome and encodes:
- a CDS encoding TonB family protein, which codes for MFQKLDRKKKSFWSPTTIIVSVVLHLLLGYGFLQASQSVEARKKKAEELVDFMEIEEEKPKEPEAPKPEPPPPPPPPEEPEAPPPVVKGFQELIPPQEPPKEIPKIDLNQTATRAEDFSGVGQAGGVAKGVEGGVAQDASDREAPADEGTYEMSAVEELPELSNRNDVARQISRNYPPLLRDAGVTGQVTIRMRVMEDGRVDPASIQVENATHDAFGDAAKRVVERMRFRPAKVGGRAVKVWVTLPVTFQLES